The DNA window TAGGCATAATGGGAAGACCATATTTTGTCTCTTCAACCTCATAAAAAAAGATGCTGATCTCACCGGAAATCTCTACGATAGCCTCTTCTACCTGCCCCAGATGGGAGATGTTGTTGATTCTTAATTCCGCAAAAAACTCATCAATTCCGAAATTTTCTTTCCTGAAATCCCCGATGGAAAACTCGCCGTCTTTGATCAGGCACATCGGTTTACCTTCCACTACTTTTTCAAAGTTCTTGCTTTTTGCAATGAAGAAGGTAATGACACTGTATAAAAATATGATCACTATGAAGACGACAAGGGATGAAACTATTCCTACTTCTTTGTAGAACATGGGATCGCCGGCGGCAGATCCCAGCCCGATAATGACGACCAGTTCAAAAACCGAAAGCTGCTTAACTCCTCTTTTTCCCAACAATCTCAATCCAAGAATGATTGCAAGGAACATAATCACCGTACGAAGCACAATTTCGATCAGGAACGGCCAGTCTTCCTGTCCGAGTAACAGCTCTTTCCAGTCGATCTGCAGAAGAAGTAATGATTGCATAAAAAGTTTATGACAGAAGTTCAAAAAACAAGCCAATCAACTGTTGTTTTTCAAGCTTGTTATCTTCTTGAAGCTACATCTGGGAGGTATTGAAAAGATCCATGACTTCAAGGATATTCCGGTACAGAAAATCCAGTTCTTCTGAGGTAATGCAATACGGCTGTACCAGATACATGATGTTTCCAAGCGGACGCATAATGATTCCTCTGTTCAGAAAAGCATCATAAATCCTCTGCCGGTCTGTATTGAAATAAGAAACCGATTCGCCTGATGCGAGGTTCCACGCCAGAATAGTGCCGGTCTGCCGGACTTCTTCAGCAAGCGGATGGTTTTTCATGACTTCTGCAAACTGGGCATGCTTTTCTGTAATCATCCTGATTTGTTTCTGCGTATCTTCCAGCAGCAACAGTTCCATGCTTGCCAATGCCGCAGTACAGGCCAGAGGGTTAGCTGTAAATGAGTGTCCGTGGAATAATGTCCTGTGCTGGTCGTCCGAAAGGAATGCATTAAAGATTTCCTCTGAACAGCTGGTAATTCCCATCGGCATCGTGCCGCCGGTTAAGCCTTTTGAAAAGCACATGATATCCGGCTTTTCCGTCAGGTGATCTGCCGCGAATAGCTTTCCCGTCCTTCCGAAACCGGTGAATACCTCATCCTGGATCAGCAGGATTCCGTTCATCCGGCAGCATTTCATCAGCTGCGAAAGTTCTTCCGGATTGTGCATCAGCATTCCCGCTGCTCCCTGGACCAATGGCTCATAGATCAGGCATATCGTATCATCGGCCAGGGATTCAATCTGCGAGAGGATTTGTTGTATATTTCCGGGTTCAGGTGTATCGATAAACACCACTTCAAACAGCATTTCACCGAATGGTTGTGTCCAGGTGCTCCTGCCGCTTACAGACATGGCGCCGAAGGTGTCACCGTGATAGGCATTCCGGAATGCCATGATTTTTTTCTTCCTGCTGCCGGCATTGAATGCGTACTGAATGCACATTTTAAGGGCCACTTCAACCGCCGTTGAGCCGTTATCCGAATAAAAAACTTTTTTCTGGTTGGCAGGCAGCAGCGCAAGCAGGTTTTCAGCGAGTTTTACGGCCGGTTCGTGGGTAAAACCGGCAAAAATCACCTGTTCAAGCGTATGCAGCTGTTCCGATACTCTTTGGGCAATATACGGATGGGCATGGCCGTGCAGCGTCACCCACCATGAGGAGACAGCATCCAGATATTCTGTTCCGTTTTCGTCATACAGGTAAATTCCTTTTCCTCTGGTTATGGGAATGCTTGTTCCGGCCGTTTTCATCTGGGTATACGGATGCCAGACAATGGCCGCGTCTCTTTGTTGTAGGTTGGGCATGGATGATTGATGATAAATGATGATTGATGATCGATATTGATAATTGATAATTGATAAGTAATAGGTAATGAGTAATGGGTAATAGATGGATGATATAATTTAGAATCTATAATTTAAAATTCAAAATTAATCAACTCCTACCTCTTCCCGGCTCCCCATCGGTTTCAGGCCCAGCGTATTGAGCAGGTGCATGTCTTCAGAGACGCCAGGATTCGGGGTAACGAGTAATGTTTCCCGTTCACCCGTGAAAATGGAATTGGCTCCAGCCATGAAACACCAGGCCTGTTCAAATTCAGTCATCTCTACCCTTCCGGCACTGAGCCTCACCATGGATGAAGGCATGATGATGCGCGCAGAAGCAATCATTCGCACCATCTCCCAGGTATCCACCTTCGGATTTTCTTCCAGTGGCGTCCCGGCAACTCTTGCCAGCGCATTGATCGGTACAGATTCGGGATGTTTCGGCATGGTAGCCAGTGTCAGCAGCATCGAAATACGGTCCGCATGGGTTTCTCCTAATCCGATGATCCCGCCTGAACAGACGGTAATTCCGGCTTTCCGCACATTATTGATCGTATTGATCCTGTTGTCAAAAGTCCGGGTGGAAATAATCTCTTCATAATACTGTTCAGAAGTGTCCAGGTTATGGTTGTAGGCATATAAGCCGGCTTCCTGAAGCCTGGCTGCCTGTTCTTCCGTAAGCATGCCGAGAGTGCAGCATACTTCCATCCCCAGGTCATTGACTCCCTTCACCATATCGATGACACGGTCGAAATCCCTGTTGTTGCGTACTTCCCGCCATGCAGCGGCCATACAGAAGCGGGATGAACCGCTGTCTTTGGCTTTTCTCGCATGTTCCAGAACAGTTTCAGTGGAAAGCAGTGCCTGGACTTTGATATCAGTGTGGTATCTCGCTGCCTGTCCGCAGTAAGAGCAGTCTTCAGGGCATCCGCCGGTTTTGATAGACAGCAGGGTTGACATCTGTATCTTTTCCGGATCATGCCACTCCCGGTGCACCGTCGCTGCACGGTACACCAACTGCATTAACGGTGAATGGTAAATTTCTTCTATTTCCTGCTTGGTCCAGTCGTTTCTTACTGATGCTTTGTCATTCATGATTTTCAATACTTATTTTTTTTGCTATGTTTGTAATAGATGCTCTGTCCGGGTTTTTAGTCTCCGGAATTCTTATGATAGCGGTGCTTTTATCGGTGTGCTTAAGAATAATGCGTTCTGTATCAGAAGGAAAAGATCCGTTCAGGATGAGGTATTTAAGGTACAGTCCGCGCTGCTGTAAAGCCATTAATGACAACAGCGTATGGTTGATGCAGCCCAGATAATTCCTGACCACCAGCGCTACCGGCAGAGCCAGTTTTTCGATCAGGTCAATCATCAGCGCGTTGTCAGAAAGAGGAACCATAAGTCCGCCGGCCCCTTCTATGATCAAAGGATGTGAAGTTTCCGGGAGCCTGAAATCATCCAGGCGGATGGTCAGTCCTTCTGCTGCTGCAGACTGGTGGGGTGATGCCGCCAGTTGCAGGCGGTATGTTTCCGGATAAATGGTTACATCCACTCCTGCCCAATCATCTATCTTCATGCTATCTGTATACTGTAAATCTCCCGATTGTACAGGCTTCCAGTAAGCCGCCTGATAACAGGCAGTAAGAATGGCAGAGCAGACAGTTTTACCGACTTCGGTACCAATTCCGGTAATAAAAATTTTCATGATATTCTTTTATGCTGATTCTTTTATGATTTCGCAAAGCCTGATGATCTCTTTTTCTGTATTAAAGCTGTGCAGGCAGATCCTGAGCCTTTCCGTCCCTTCTTTCACGGAAGGACTGTATACCGCATACGTCAGAAACCCTGATTCAGCCAGACGGTTTTGTAATGATTTCAAACGGTTTCTGTCTGGAATAATGACCGCCTGTACCGGACTGCCCACTGCAGAAGGTGTTACGATTCCCTGTTGCCTGAATATCCTTATGTTGTTTTGCAATGCCTGCTGAACCGGTTGATGCTTCGAGAGGAATTCATACCCGGATCTGATGCCCAGCCATTGTACATCGGGAGATGACGTCGTATAGATTAGCGGTGCAGCGAAATTGATCAGATAATTCCTTACAAGGTTACTGCTCAATACGGCTGCTCCATGCATACCTAAAGCTTTTCCGTACGTGACAACTGCGGCAGTCACCTTATCCTGCAATCCGTAACGGTCTATCAGTCCGTATCCGAAAATACCGAAAGCATGGGCTTCATCTACAATCAGGCCGGCTCCGTAATATTCTGCAAGGGCAGCAATCTGTGCTAATGGGGCAAGATCGCCTTCCATGGAATATAAACTCTCAATAGCAATAAGGCAGTTTCCTGATTCTTTCTTCAGAAGCTGTTCCAGATGGTCCGTATCATTATGCCTGAACTTCAGTTTTTTTGCAAAAGAAAGCCTGCATCCGTCATAGGCTGAGCGGTGGATCTGTTCATCCGTAATGATGGTATCCTGCCTTCCCGGCAATGCAGAGAACAGTGCAAGGTTAGCCTGGTATCCTGATGAAAAAAGCAATGCCGCAGGAAAACCGTGTACTTGTGCGATGTATTGTTCGGTTTTGTTTATATAAGCCGTATTGCCGCTGATCAGCCTTGATCCTGTAGTTCCTGACAGCCATTCAGTATGTCTTGAAACCTCATCCAGCATGATATTCTGCAAATCAATGTTGCGCGCAAATCCAAGATAATCATTAGAGTAAAAGTCACTACCCTGGGATACTGGTTTTACTATCCTTAAGGTTCCGTTTTCGCTTCTTTTATCCAGTTCTTTCTGCCACCGATCAAACATAATCATGATGACGGATTTCATTGCTGATAGAATTCAGCCATTCATAATAAAGTTCTTCTTCTATGTTTACAATACAGTTCGCATGGTCTTGCCAGTTTGAAGAAAATTCATACAGCTGGCTGATCATTTCTTCCAGATGGCCTTCTTCTTCCAGAATAATGGATTTTACCATGATCTTTGACCCTGCTTCGGTAAGGATGTCCTGATAGACCGGATAGAGCCGGTCTGCCCTGACTTCTATAGCATACGTGACAAAAAGATAGGCCGCATACTTTAATTCATCAGGACTAGGCCTGTAGTGGTTACGGAGGTAACGGCAGGTTTTCACGTCAAGCGCATGAAGGTACTGCCTGGTGGCTCTGGCCGCAAGCAATTCATTATTCTCGTAGCTTTTGCACAGATCAGGGCTGAGTTTGCCGATCTGCTTTTTGAGGTAATAGGCATGCCGGTGTTCTTCCGCGGCGTGCTTCAGCTGGATCAGGCTTACTTCAGAGGCATGTTCAGAAGCGGAAATTTTCCTAGCACCTGCATTTTCCATAAAAGAAAGGGTATTGAGCCATTTGGCATGGAGTTCCGTATGTGAAATGATGTTCTTTAGCAGGCTGTACACGTCCATATGTTTTAATTTGGTTTCAAAAGTAGTATATTGCCGGATGGTTCAATAGTGCCAGTTTTAAGATTATGGATAGTCCGGTTACTGTTCCTTATACCAGTTTTATCAAAATAGACCGAAAATCTACTACTCCTGTATATATGCAGGTCAGTAATCAGCTGATTAATGCCATCCAGCGGGGCGTTCTTCCCACCGGCACAAAACTACCCGGCACGCGGTCCATGAGCCAGCTTCTGGAAGTGCACAGGAATACCATTGTCAACGCATATGATGAACTGCTGGCGCAGGGATGGATCGAAAGCCTGCCTAACAAAGGAACTTTTGTTCATGGAGAACATACAGAGATAAAAAATCCTTACAGGAATTTTCATAAAACCGACCTTCAGAATTATCCTAAAACAACCGGATTCACTTTCAAACACTCAAGCATCCTGGACAATCCGTTTGAAAAATCGGGATGTGAATATATCTTCAATGACGGTATCCCGGATATCAGGCTGACGCAGATTGACCAGCATTCAAGGATTTACAGCTCTATCCTTAAACGCAAGGCCCATAAGATCAACCAGTACAATCATGACGGAAGTGAATTTTTCAAAGAAAACCTTTCAAGGTACCTCACCCTTTCCAGAGGGCTACCCATAAGTACAAGTAACCTGCTGATTACCCGCAGTACGGAAATGAGCATTTATATTGCTTCCCAGATCCTCCTTTCAGAAGGCGATATTGTATTGGTGGGCGAACTGAGCTATTTTTCCGTGAATATGATTTTCCAGCAGTCGAAAGTTGATATACGCCGTATTCCTGTAGACCGTGATGGCATTGATGTGGAAGCCGTACGTGAAATCTGCAGCAGGCAGAAAGTACGGATGCTCTACCTTACACCGCATCACCACTATCCTACTACGGTTACCCTGAGTGCGCAGCGAAGGCTGGAACTGCTGCGCCTCGCCGATACGTATGGCTTTATCATCCTGGAAGACGATTACGATTATGATTTCCATTATGATAAATCCCCCATCCTGCCGTTAGCAAGTGCAGATACTGCAGGGATGGTCATTTACATCGGTTCTTTCGGGAAGTCACTGGCTCCCGGATTCCGTACGGGCTTTATCGTTGCCCCGGAAAACCTGATGGATGAAATGCGTAAGTATCTTGGGATCATCGACCGGCAGGGCGATATCCTGATGGAACAGGTTTTGGGTGAAATGATCGCAGAAGGTGAGATTCACCGGTACCTGAAAAAATCGGTTAAAGTATACCGGGAAAGGCGGGGTGCTTTTGCGTTGCTGCTGAGGGAATACCTGGGTAGTCATATTCATTTTGAACAGCCCTCCGGTGGTCTGGCAGTCTGGGCAGAATGGAAAACCCCTGTTAACCTGATGCAGCTCAGCCGTCACTGTGCGCAGCACAATCTGTTTATCCCTAAAACATTATTATACCAGAACCGGAATCTCACTGCCCTACGGCTGGGATTCGGAAACCTGAATCCGGAGGAAATGGAGAATAGTGTGAAAATACTCTCAGGGTGCGTGGCAGGACTGATATAAGGATTTCAACGATAATCCATACAGGCATCGACACGATGTCCAACCACATCCAACCTGCTAAAAAAGATCTGCCTGAAAAATAAATCAGGCAGGTGTATCTTAATAAAAACAGATTATTCCAACGGTTTTTTCATCATGAGATCAGTCTGTTCCTGGCTGCCGAGCCTGAAGACATGTTTCCCGAACTCGGAAAAGCCGTTCTTACGGTAAAAGCTGAGTGCTTTATGGTTTTCTTCCCAGACCCCGAGCCAGATGTAAGATTTCTGAAGCTCACGGGCAACTTCAATGGCTTTGTTATATAACAGCTGTCCGATTTTTTTACCCTGATGGCTGTTTTTTACATAAATCCGTTCAATTTCCAGGGCAATTTCATCCTGAAGTTCCGTCTGGGCAGTACCGGAGTTGAGCTTAAGG is part of the Chryseobacterium camelliae genome and encodes:
- a CDS encoding DUF421 domain-containing protein; the protein is MQSLLLLQIDWKELLLGQEDWPFLIEIVLRTVIMFLAIILGLRLLGKRGVKQLSVFELVVIIGLGSAAGDPMFYKEVGIVSSLVVFIVIIFLYSVITFFIAKSKNFEKVVEGKPMCLIKDGEFSIGDFRKENFGIDEFFAELRINNISHLGQVEEAIVEISGEISIFFYEVEETKYGLPIMPKSLDHPFTRVPSAGHYSCIFCGNTKLKPAEDETRCDKCGKDEWVLSSNKKRIS
- the bioA gene encoding adenosylmethionine--8-amino-7-oxononanoate transaminase gives rise to the protein MPNLQQRDAAIVWHPYTQMKTAGTSIPITRGKGIYLYDENGTEYLDAVSSWWVTLHGHAHPYIAQRVSEQLHTLEQVIFAGFTHEPAVKLAENLLALLPANQKKVFYSDNGSTAVEVALKMCIQYAFNAGSRKKKIMAFRNAYHGDTFGAMSVSGRSTWTQPFGEMLFEVVFIDTPEPGNIQQILSQIESLADDTICLIYEPLVQGAAGMLMHNPEELSQLMKCCRMNGILLIQDEVFTGFGRTGKLFAADHLTEKPDIMCFSKGLTGGTMPMGITSCSEEIFNAFLSDDQHRTLFHGHSFTANPLACTAALASMELLLLEDTQKQIRMITEKHAQFAEVMKNHPLAEEVRQTGTILAWNLASGESVSYFNTDRQRIYDAFLNRGIIMRPLGNIMYLVQPYCITSEELDFLYRNILEVMDLFNTSQM
- the bioB gene encoding biotin synthase BioB, which codes for MNDKASVRNDWTKQEIEEIYHSPLMQLVYRAATVHREWHDPEKIQMSTLLSIKTGGCPEDCSYCGQAARYHTDIKVQALLSTETVLEHARKAKDSGSSRFCMAAAWREVRNNRDFDRVIDMVKGVNDLGMEVCCTLGMLTEEQAARLQEAGLYAYNHNLDTSEQYYEEIISTRTFDNRINTINNVRKAGITVCSGGIIGLGETHADRISMLLTLATMPKHPESVPINALARVAGTPLEENPKVDTWEMVRMIASARIIMPSSMVRLSAGRVEMTEFEQAWCFMAGANSIFTGERETLLVTPNPGVSEDMHLLNTLGLKPMGSREEVGVD
- the bioD gene encoding dethiobiotin synthase encodes the protein MKIFITGIGTEVGKTVCSAILTACYQAAYWKPVQSGDLQYTDSMKIDDWAGVDVTIYPETYRLQLAASPHQSAAAEGLTIRLDDFRLPETSHPLIIEGAGGLMVPLSDNALMIDLIEKLALPVALVVRNYLGCINHTLLSLMALQQRGLYLKYLILNGSFPSDTERIILKHTDKSTAIIRIPETKNPDRASITNIAKKISIENHE
- a CDS encoding aminotransferase class I/II-fold pyridoxal phosphate-dependent enzyme, giving the protein MKSVIMIMFDRWQKELDKRSENGTLRIVKPVSQGSDFYSNDYLGFARNIDLQNIMLDEVSRHTEWLSGTTGSRLISGNTAYINKTEQYIAQVHGFPAALLFSSGYQANLALFSALPGRQDTIITDEQIHRSAYDGCRLSFAKKLKFRHNDTDHLEQLLKKESGNCLIAIESLYSMEGDLAPLAQIAALAEYYGAGLIVDEAHAFGIFGYGLIDRYGLQDKVTAAVVTYGKALGMHGAAVLSSNLVRNYLINFAAPLIYTTSSPDVQWLGIRSGYEFLSKHQPVQQALQNNIRIFRQQGIVTPSAVGSPVQAVIIPDRNRLKSLQNRLAESGFLTYAVYSPSVKEGTERLRICLHSFNTEKEIIRLCEIIKESA
- a CDS encoding PLP-dependent aminotransferase family protein translates to MDSPVTVPYTSFIKIDRKSTTPVYMQVSNQLINAIQRGVLPTGTKLPGTRSMSQLLEVHRNTIVNAYDELLAQGWIESLPNKGTFVHGEHTEIKNPYRNFHKTDLQNYPKTTGFTFKHSSILDNPFEKSGCEYIFNDGIPDIRLTQIDQHSRIYSSILKRKAHKINQYNHDGSEFFKENLSRYLTLSRGLPISTSNLLITRSTEMSIYIASQILLSEGDIVLVGELSYFSVNMIFQQSKVDIRRIPVDRDGIDVEAVREICSRQKVRMLYLTPHHHYPTTVTLSAQRRLELLRLADTYGFIILEDDYDYDFHYDKSPILPLASADTAGMVIYIGSFGKSLAPGFRTGFIVAPENLMDEMRKYLGIIDRQGDILMEQVLGEMIAEGEIHRYLKKSVKVYRERRGAFALLLREYLGSHIHFEQPSGGLAVWAEWKTPVNLMQLSRHCAQHNLFIPKTLLYQNRNLTALRLGFGNLNPEEMENSVKILSGCVAGLI
- a CDS encoding N-acetyltransferase family protein yields the protein MSVIITQASSGDLETIQQTGRQTFSETFSASNDEEEMKRYLDESFATEKVQSELSNPDSLFFIAWEEDRPVGYLKLNSGTAQTELQDEIALEIERIYVKNSHQGKKIGQLLYNKAIEVARELQKSYIWLGVWEENHKALSFYRKNGFSEFGKHVFRLGSQEQTDLMMKKPLE